One genomic segment of Heterodontus francisci isolate sHetFra1 unplaced genomic scaffold, sHetFra1.hap1 HAP1_SCAFFOLD_828, whole genome shotgun sequence includes these proteins:
- the LOC137363781 gene encoding LIX1-like protein: MTVFQLLHWNGSLKAMRERQCSRQEVLAHYSHRALDDDMRTHMAMDWVSREHEMPGIIGRELASTEHELEEARLAGKELRFHKEKKDILVLAIGQLGPKHTTNC, from the exons ATGACTGTATTTCAACTTCTCCATTGGAATGGGAGCCTGAAGGCTATGAGGGAACGACAGTGCTCTCGACAG GAGGTGCTGGCTCACTACTCGCACAGAGCCCTGGATGATGACATGCGCACTCACATGGCGATGGACTGGGTGAGTCGGGAGCACGAGATGCCGGGGATCATCGGCCGCGAGCTGGCCAGCACCGAGCATGAGCTGGAGGAGGCGCGGCTGGCCGGCAAGGAGCTGCGCTTCCACAAGGAGAAGAAGGACATCCTGGTGCTGGCCATCGGCCAACTGGGCCCCAAACACACAACCAACTGCTGA